CGAGCGCTTCCCCGATGTCGACACCTCCGGCCTGCAAGACCCGGCCATCGTCGCCGACACCGTCCTCTACGCCCTTTCGGTCCCTGCGAGCAGCGTCGTTCCCGAGCTCGTCATCATTCCCCGTACCGAGTCCTCCTGGCCCTGACCGACGATCGGGAAAGTTGAGCCGGGTGCGGGTGATACCCATGTGACCGCCATCCGCGCCATGGAAGGGCACCACAGATGACAGGGGATCCCCCGCCCCACCCGGCCGAGCGTTTCGACGAGGTGTTCGACGCGTACTTCGCCGAGATCCACCGGTACGCGGCGAAGCGGCTCGGGCAGGACGTCGCCGCCGATGTCGCGGCGCAGACGTTCCTGGAGGCGTTCCGGAAACGTCGTCACTACGACCCGGAACGCGCGAGCGTGCGCACCTGGCTCTATGGGATCGCGACCAAGGTCGTCGGCCGGCATCAGCGGTCGGAGGTCCGGGCGCTGCGGGCGCTCGCCCGACTCGGGTCCGGCCGCGCCCCCGAGGACGGCACCGAACGGGTCGACGCGCGCGTCAGCGCCCAGGGCCTGCGAGGCGAACTCGCCGGGGCGATCGCGGCGCTGCCGCGCGGGCAGCGCGACGTGCTGTTGCTCGTGGCCCTGGCCGAACTCAGCCACGACGAGGTCGCGACGGCGTTGGGGATCTCCTATGGCACGGTCGGCTCCCGGCTGAACCGTGCCCGAACCACGTTGCGCAAGGCGCTGGGCGGGACCGATCCGAGGCTCACTCTGGAGGAACAGCATGGATGAGGTGCGGATGGTCCGGGACCGCTACCCCGAGCCCGCCCCCCCGACCGCCCAGGAGATCTCCCGGGCGAGGGCACTGTTGAACGATCCGCCGCGGCGTTCGCGGCCCCGGCTGAAGTGGGTCGCCGGCGGTCTGGTCGCGGTGGGCGCGGCGACGGCCGTGGCGGTCACGCTCACCGGGGGGAACGCCCCCGCGCCGCCCGCCTACGTCACCTTGGACGACAGGGCGGCGGTCCTCGCGGCGGCCGAGCGGGCCGAACGACAGCCGACCGGCAGGTACTGGTACTCCGACGTGGTCCAGGGCCAGTCGTACGTCATGCGTCCGAAGACGGGCACGTACGCGATCACCGCCGCGGTCACCGAGACGTTCGCCTGGTGGGGCGCGAAGACCGGCATGGGCGAGGCGTACCACGGCCGCGACCTTCCGGCCCGCCCGCTGACGGCGCGGGACGAGGCGCTGTGGCGCAAGGCCGGGTCGCCGTCGAGCTTCCGCGTCTGGTCGGGCGACCAGCACCAGACGTACACCACCAAGGGCACGAAGTGGCAGGGGAGCGGCCCGGAGCGGGGCGCGTACCCCAGGGGCGGCGGCGAGTTCTTGGGCGGCAGGTCCGTTGAGGATCTGCGCGACCTTCCGACCGACCCCGCCGCGCTCGCCGAGATGTTCCTGAGCCCCGAGGAGATGGGAAGGGCGGCGGGCGTTCCGCTGGGCCACCGGGCGGGGGCCGACCCGGCCAGACCGGAGTCGAAGATGATGCGGGTCGCGTCGATGCTCGGCGGCAGCCCGATCCCGCCGAAGGTCCGTGCGGGCCTGGTACGGGCGTTGGCCGCTCAGCCGGGCGTCCACGCCATCGGTCGCGTCACCGACCCGCTGGGGCGCAGAGGGGTCGCGCTGGCGGCGGACGATCGTGCCGTGGACGCCGACGACGGGACCTTCCGCTCCCGTTCGGTGATCGTCTTCGATGAGCGCACCGGCGCGCTGCTGTCCCGGCACGAGGAGTTGACCACGCCCGGCGGCCGGTACGCGGAGATGAGGCCCGGCTTCATCATCGACTACTGGACCGTCCGTGCGGCCGGGTGGACGGACACCAGGCCGTCGCCGCGGGAGGCGTCACCGTTCGACTGACCGCTCGATCGACCCGGGGCCGTGCCGCCGTGAGGCGACGCGGCCCCGATCACGTACGGCGGAGGCGGGTGATGAACTTGTAACGGTCCCCCCGGTAGAGGGACTGCGCCCACTCGACGGGCTCGCCGCGGTCGTCGAAGGCGTGGCGCGACAGCAGCAGCATGGGCAGGCCCACGTCCACGCCCAGGAGCTGGGCGTCGTGGGGGGTGGCCAGGACGGTCTCGATGACCTCCTCGGCCTCGGCCAGGTGGACGTCGTAGGCGGTGCCCAGCGTCTCGTACAGGGAGCGGTGGCGGGGGAGTTCGCGGCGCAGGCCCGGGAAGCGGCGGGCGGGCAGGTGGGAGGTGTCGAGGGACATCGGCTCGCCGTCGGCCAGGCGGAGCCGGTGGATGCGCAGGACGCGGCCGCCGGGGCGGATGGCCAGGAGGCGGGCGAGGCGTTCGTCGGCGCTGACGTAGCCGATGTCGAGGATCTTGGTCTCGGGCTGCAGGCCGTGGTGGCGCATGTCCTCGGTGTAGGAGACCAACTGGAGCTCCTGGGCGACCTTGGGCTTGGCGACGAAGGTCCCCTTGCCCTGGATCCGCTGGAGCCGGCCCTCCACGACCAGCTCGGCCAGCGCCTGGCGCACCGTGGTGCGGGAGGTCTCGTACCGCTCGGCCAGCGTCCGCTCCGGGGGCAGCGGGCTGCCCGGCGACAACTGCCGGGTCAACTCCACCAAGAGCTCTTTGAGCTTGTAGTACTTGGGGATGCGCGGGGAGCCGGAAGACGTCCCGAGGTCGCCCAGCGGCACCCGATCTATGCTCATGCCCTCGCTCCGCTCACAGGCGCGGCACCAGGGGCCGCTTCGCCGTCATGTGTCGTCTCAGGTTCACCGTCGGTTGGCCCCGATGTTACGCATGAAGATTACGGCGACGTTTCCGCCCTCACCTTCTGAAGGGCCTGTTCGAGGACTGTGAGTTCCGCCTCGGTGACGGACGCCCGGGCTGTGAGCCGCAGGCAGGCGCGTCCGGTGGGCACCGACGGCGGACGGAAGCACCCCACCCGCGCCCCCTGCTCGGCGCAGATCTCGGTGGCCCGTACGGCGGCGTGCGGATCGCCCAGCACCACGGGCACGACCGCCGCGGCCGGCACGGTGGTCTCGAAGCCGAGGCCCTCCGTGAGGGCGTGGAGGCGGTGGGCGCGTTCGCGGGCCCGTTCCGGAAGGTCGGGTTCGGCGGCCAGCACGTCGAGCGCGGCCAGCGCCGCGCCCACGCTCGCGGGGGCCAGACCGGTGTCGAAGATGAACGCCCGGCCGATGTCGACCAGGGTCTCGACGACCTCCGGGGCGCCCAGCACCGCGCCGCCCTGCGAGGCCAGCGATTTCGACAGCGTCAGCGTCAGCACCACGTCGGGCTCGCCGGCCAACCCGGCCTCGTGCGCCGCGCCCCGCCCGTTCGGGCCCACGACACCCAGGGCGTGCGCCTCGTCGATGATCAGGAGGGCCCCGTGCCGGCGGGTCACCCGGTGCAGTGCGCGCAGCGGGGCGAGGTCGCCGTCCACGGAGAACACCGCGTCGGTGACGACGAGCGCGTGCTCTTCGTCACGTTCCATCAGGGCGCGTTCGACGGCCGCCACGTCCCGATGCGGTGTGACGACCACCCGGGCGCGCGACAACCGACAGGCGTCCACGATCGAGGCGTGGTTCACCTGATCGGACACCACCAGCGCACCGGGACCGGACAGCCCGGCCACCGCCCCCAGGTTGGCCAGGAAGCCCGAGGAGAACACCAGCCCGGCAGGGCTCCCTGTGAACGCAGCCAACCGGCGGTCCAACTCGCCGTGCAGTTCGGTGGAGCCGGTGACCAGCCGGGACCCGGTCGACCCGGTGCCCCACGCGCGCGTCGCCCGGACCGCCCCCTCGATCAGCCGGGGATCGCGGGACAGCCCGAGGTAGTCGTTGGAGGCCAGGTCGATGAGGCCGTCGTGATCCCGGGTACGGGGACGCACGGAGCGCCGCAGCCCCGCCGCCTCCCGTCGTTCCGTGGCCTCGCGCAGCCGCGCCAGCGGATCGGTCACCTGTGCTCCTCTCGTGGGGCGGCCCCGAACTTAATACACCACCCGGGCCGACCTTCCCCTAGGGAAGGCCTGGGAGAATGGTCGGGTGCCTACGTTGACGGATCTAGTGCGAACTCGGACAGACCTGGACGCCGAGGATTTGGAGTGGCTCCACGCCCTCGTGTCGGACTGGCAGCTCCTGGCGGACCTGTCCTTCGCCGACCTGGTGCTGTGGGTCCCCGAGCACGGCGCCGTCCAGGGCGCCCAGGTGCCCGGATGGATGTGCCTGGCGCAGATGCGACCCACCACCGGGCCCACCGCGTACCCCGAGGACCTGGTCGGCACGGTGGTGCGGACCGGGCGGCGCGGGCTGATCGACGTGGCCTGGCGGGAGCGGCGCATCGTCCGGGAGGGCGACCCCGAGTGGGGCAGCGGGATCCCCGTCCGGGAGGAGTCGATCCCGGTCCGCCGGGGGGACAAGATCCTCGGCGTGATCCAGCGGAGCACCAACCTCAGCTCGGCGCGCACCCCCAGCCGGCTGGAGCTGACCTACCTGCAGAGCGCCAGCGACCTCGCCCAGATGATCTCCGAGGGAACGTTCCCGGACGTCGGCGAGGAGCCCAACCTCGTCCGCGCCCCCCGGGTGGGGGACGGCCTGCTGCGGCTCGACAAGGCGGGCCGGGTGACCTACGCCAGCCCGAACGCCCAGTCCGCCTACCGCAGGCTCGGACTGACCGCCGACCTGGCCGGGGAGCCGCT
The DNA window shown above is from Thermomonospora umbrina and carries:
- a CDS encoding RNA polymerase sigma factor, coding for MTGDPPPHPAERFDEVFDAYFAEIHRYAAKRLGQDVAADVAAQTFLEAFRKRRHYDPERASVRTWLYGIATKVVGRHQRSEVRALRALARLGSGRAPEDGTERVDARVSAQGLRGELAGAIAALPRGQRDVLLLVALAELSHDEVATALGISYGTVGSRLNRARTTLRKALGGTDPRLTLEEQHG
- a CDS encoding CU044_5270 family protein; this encodes MDEVRMVRDRYPEPAPPTAQEISRARALLNDPPRRSRPRLKWVAGGLVAVGAATAVAVTLTGGNAPAPPAYVTLDDRAAVLAAAERAERQPTGRYWYSDVVQGQSYVMRPKTGTYAITAAVTETFAWWGAKTGMGEAYHGRDLPARPLTARDEALWRKAGSPSSFRVWSGDQHQTYTTKGTKWQGSGPERGAYPRGGGEFLGGRSVEDLRDLPTDPAALAEMFLSPEEMGRAAGVPLGHRAGADPARPESKMMRVASMLGGSPIPPKVRAGLVRALAAQPGVHAIGRVTDPLGRRGVALAADDRAVDADDGTFRSRSVIVFDERTGALLSRHEELTTPGGRYAEMRPGFIIDYWTVRAAGWTDTRPSPREASPFD
- a CDS encoding GntR family transcriptional regulator — translated: MSIDRVPLGDLGTSSGSPRIPKYYKLKELLVELTRQLSPGSPLPPERTLAERYETSRTTVRQALAELVVEGRLQRIQGKGTFVAKPKVAQELQLVSYTEDMRHHGLQPETKILDIGYVSADERLARLLAIRPGGRVLRIHRLRLADGEPMSLDTSHLPARRFPGLRRELPRHRSLYETLGTAYDVHLAEAEEVIETVLATPHDAQLLGVDVGLPMLLLSRHAFDDRGEPVEWAQSLYRGDRYKFITRLRRT
- a CDS encoding 8-amino-7-oxononanoate synthase: MTDPLARLREATERREAAGLRRSVRPRTRDHDGLIDLASNDYLGLSRDPRLIEGAVRATRAWGTGSTGSRLVTGSTELHGELDRRLAAFTGSPAGLVFSSGFLANLGAVAGLSGPGALVVSDQVNHASIVDACRLSRARVVVTPHRDVAAVERALMERDEEHALVVTDAVFSVDGDLAPLRALHRVTRRHGALLIIDEAHALGVVGPNGRGAAHEAGLAGEPDVVLTLTLSKSLASQGGAVLGAPEVVETLVDIGRAFIFDTGLAPASVGAALAALDVLAAEPDLPERARERAHRLHALTEGLGFETTVPAAAVVPVVLGDPHAAVRATEICAEQGARVGCFRPPSVPTGRACLRLTARASVTEAELTVLEQALQKVRAETSP